One stretch of Flavobacterium sp. 9 DNA includes these proteins:
- a CDS encoding alpha/beta hydrolase: protein MNKTIILSLLLLSSTLIFSQAKKSKTTETAKPFVLGVIDEIQSQELGEKRILNIYLPEGYKPEDATKYPVIYLLDGSADEDFIHIAGLVQFNSFEWINQVPKSIVVGIATVDRRRDFTFPTTIEKDQKKFPTTGHSDKFIAFIEKELQPFINKKYKTTDSKTIIGQSLGGLLETEILLKKPTLFNKYVIVSPSIWWNNGSILNLDSPLFQENFTQQTDIYIAVGKEGLTPTEIPRVMEVDANLLAEKIKASKSKNIKVYFDYFPKENHATILHPAVSNSFRFFYPIQE from the coding sequence ATGAACAAAACTATTATCCTTTCCCTTTTACTTCTATCTTCAACTTTAATTTTTAGTCAAGCCAAAAAATCAAAAACAACAGAAACTGCCAAACCTTTTGTATTGGGAGTTATCGATGAAATTCAATCGCAAGAATTAGGCGAAAAAAGAATTCTGAACATCTATCTTCCAGAAGGTTACAAACCAGAAGATGCAACAAAATATCCTGTAATTTATTTATTGGATGGTTCGGCAGATGAAGATTTTATTCATATTGCGGGATTGGTTCAATTTAATAGTTTTGAATGGATCAATCAAGTTCCAAAATCTATTGTTGTGGGAATTGCAACAGTCGACAGAAGAAGGGATTTTACTTTTCCAACAACTATTGAGAAAGATCAAAAAAAGTTTCCAACCACTGGACATTCTGATAAATTTATTGCTTTTATCGAAAAAGAATTACAACCATTTATTAATAAAAAATATAAAACCACAGATTCAAAGACCATTATTGGTCAATCGCTAGGCGGACTTTTAGAAACTGAAATTCTATTAAAGAAACCAACGCTTTTTAATAAATACGTGATCGTGAGCCCAAGTATTTGGTGGAATAATGGTTCTATATTAAATCTGGACAGCCCACTTTTTCAGGAAAATTTCACTCAACAAACAGATATTTATATCGCAGTTGGCAAAGAAGGTTTAACTCCAACCGAAATTCCGAGAGTTATGGAAGTTGATGCAAACTTATTAGCCGAGAAAATTAAAGCATCAAAAAGCAAAAACATAAAAGTATATTTCGACTATTTTCCTAAAGAAAATCATGCTACTATTTTACATCCTGCCGTTTCAAATTCTTTCCGCTTTTTTTATCCGATACAAGAATAA
- a CDS encoding helix-turn-helix transcriptional regulator, giving the protein MKRDIFQAIADPTRRAILVLVATNALTPNAIAEKFNTTRQAVSKHIKILNECELLDEKKMGREIYYQLRIDKMKEVDKWLEQFKEIWENRFTQLDQVLMNLKSKENEI; this is encoded by the coding sequence ATGAAACGAGATATTTTTCAGGCTATTGCTGACCCGACCCGCAGAGCAATTTTAGTATTGGTGGCAACAAATGCTTTGACTCCAAATGCTATTGCAGAAAAATTTAATACAACACGACAAGCCGTTTCTAAACACATCAAGATTCTCAATGAATGTGAATTACTCGATGAGAAAAAAATGGGTCGCGAAATTTATTATCAACTTAGAATTGACAAAATGAAAGAAGTTGACAAATGGCTGGAACAATTCAAGGAGATTTGGGAAAACCGTTTTACTCAACTTGATCAAGTATTAATGAATCTAAAATCTAAAGAAAATGAAATCTAA
- a CDS encoding DUF1572 domain-containing protein, with product MKNTLEIANRFREIILNGTWVANTNYKDQLTNLDWKIATTPIKNLNTIAILAQHIHYYINGINIVFKGGNLDIKDKFSFDFPPINSQEEWDFFLSKFWKDSEEFAALIEQMPDEKLEQGFVDEKYGTYKRNIEAMIEHSYYHLGQIVLLHKMIKD from the coding sequence ATGAAAAACACTCTTGAAATAGCCAATAGATTCAGAGAAATTATTTTGAATGGAACTTGGGTTGCAAATACCAATTACAAAGATCAATTGACCAATTTAGATTGGAAAATTGCAACAACTCCAATAAAGAATCTTAACACAATCGCGATTTTAGCGCAACACATTCACTATTATATCAACGGAATCAATATTGTTTTTAAAGGCGGAAATCTGGATATAAAAGACAAATTTAGTTTTGACTTCCCTCCTATTAATTCGCAGGAAGAATGGGATTTCTTTTTGTCTAAATTCTGGAAAGACAGCGAAGAATTTGCCGCTTTGATTGAACAAATGCCTGATGAAAAACTAGAACAAGGTTTTGTCGATGAAAAATATGGAACCTACAAAAGAAATATCGAAGCCATGATCGAACATAGTTATTATCATTTGGGCCAAATTGTTTTGCTCCATAAAATGATAAAAGATTAA
- a CDS encoding VOC family protein has product METKRIWANFGVENLDRTTKFYTDLGFKPNGHNTNNELRSFLFGDDDFIIHFFVKEQFKWAVNGEMADLNIGNEIIFSLSAESKEEVDQWVTAVKNAGGKIFAEPQEYGKGYFFGFSDPDGHKFNFLYWPK; this is encoded by the coding sequence ATGGAAACGAAAAGAATATGGGCAAATTTTGGTGTAGAAAACTTAGACAGAACAACCAAGTTCTATACTGATTTAGGATTTAAACCAAACGGACATAATACAAACAATGAGTTACGAAGTTTTCTTTTTGGTGACGACGACTTCATCATTCATTTTTTTGTAAAAGAGCAATTTAAATGGGCTGTTAATGGCGAAATGGCAGATTTAAATATTGGAAATGAAATTATATTTTCGCTTTCTGCGGAAAGCAAAGAGGAAGTTGACCAATGGGTTACAGCTGTTAAAAATGCCGGAGGAAAGATTTTTGCCGAACCTCAAGAATATGGAAAAGGATATTTCTTTGGCTTTTCTGATCCGGATGGTCATAAGTTTAATTTTCTGTATTGGCCAAAATAG
- a CDS encoding PhzF family isomerase, which produces MKQLIIYQIDSFTKEKFKGNPAGVVVNADGLQDSEMQQIARELNNSETAFLFSPDSNDCDGVIRYFTPSIEVPICGHATIAAMYAKALEDNLDSCVLRMKTKIGILPFEIIKENDDYQVVMTQGSFELSPTFDDDTTKKMINALGLDADDIDTKCPIQIASTGHSKVMIGIKSREKLNALSPKYSDLAELSKHINCNGYFVFTFDSDNRDILTYGRMFAPAIGINEDPVTGNANGPLGGYLVENNIVPIKDNKLEFNGRQGEKINRLGTISVKVLVENDKPVLIQIKGDAVVVFKTVIEI; this is translated from the coding sequence ATGAAACAACTTATCATATATCAAATAGATTCTTTTACAAAAGAAAAATTTAAAGGAAATCCTGCCGGAGTAGTTGTCAACGCAGATGGATTGCAGGATTCTGAAATGCAGCAAATCGCAAGAGAATTAAACAACTCCGAAACTGCCTTTCTTTTCTCGCCAGATAGTAATGATTGCGATGGCGTAATACGATATTTTACTCCAAGTATAGAAGTTCCTATTTGTGGTCACGCTACAATTGCCGCAATGTATGCCAAAGCTCTCGAAGATAATTTGGATTCTTGCGTATTGAGAATGAAAACTAAAATTGGTATTCTGCCTTTTGAGATCATCAAAGAAAATGACGATTATCAGGTTGTAATGACGCAAGGAAGTTTTGAGCTTAGTCCAACATTTGACGACGATACTACTAAAAAAATGATCAACGCATTAGGACTTGATGCTGATGATATTGATACAAAATGTCCAATCCAAATTGCTTCGACAGGACATTCAAAAGTCATGATTGGAATTAAAAGCCGAGAAAAACTTAATGCTTTGTCTCCAAAATACAGCGATTTAGCCGAATTAAGCAAACACATTAATTGCAATGGTTATTTTGTTTTTACATTCGATTCTGATAATAGAGATATCCTGACTTACGGCAGAATGTTTGCTCCAGCAATTGGCATAAATGAAGATCCTGTTACCGGAAATGCAAACGGACCTTTGGGCGGTTATTTAGTCGAAAACAATATCGTTCCTATTAAAGATAACAAACTTGAATTCAACGGAAGACAAGGCGAAAAAATAAACCGACTTGGTACAATATCAGTTAAAGTTTTGGTTGAAAATGATAAACCTGTATTAATTCAAATAAAAGGTGACGCCGTTGTTGTATTTAAAACCGTAATAGAAATTTAA
- a CDS encoding DinB family protein yields the protein MNRQGAVGALLDIYEQTISDLKNVIKDISDNDLTKILDKKTTNEDCRSIQTILTHVVSSGYSYAISIHNYKENNVERPEKILRLTIAEYLNDLTDVFAFTENVFKEIKDDELEQPVNSLKMQTSWGQCYDIEQITEHAIVHILRHKRQIERMKRDKL from the coding sequence ATGAACAGACAAGGCGCAGTTGGAGCATTGCTTGACATATATGAGCAGACAATTTCAGATCTTAAAAATGTCATTAAAGATATATCTGATAATGATTTAACAAAGATCTTAGACAAAAAAACAACAAACGAAGATTGTAGATCCATACAAACAATTCTAACTCACGTTGTTAGTTCCGGTTATAGTTATGCTATAAGCATTCATAACTATAAAGAAAATAATGTTGAACGACCTGAAAAGATTCTTCGTTTGACTATTGCCGAATATTTAAATGACTTAACGGATGTTTTTGCCTTTACCGAAAATGTTTTCAAAGAAATTAAAGACGATGAATTAGAACAACCAGTCAATTCACTAAAAATGCAAACTAGTTGGGGACAATGCTACGATATTGAGCAAATTACAGAACACGCCATTGTTCATATCCTTCGACACAAGCGACAAATAGAAAGAATGAAACGCGATAAATTGTAG
- a CDS encoding tetratricopeptide repeat protein, whose protein sequence is MKQLASILILLFLSCHFLNAQKIKQKQEFVKSSGPIEGKNIMDFEINATIDTTIISKETYSIIKEIFPLVEKEQDKEALNLVNSIDEKDLETNQLLVVKAILEMKLDELSNSYNSFSKYIPLAKNDSIRSSVYYSLGMIDIKRHLQISASHNFEKSLELDNRNLSTIIALEQLNFAKKDFDTAIFYCEKALKINPNLNNVWNNLGFIYQQKENHKEAQKIFSKIIKDEPEDPLPYNNRGYSNLKLGFTKQAMEDVNKSLKLFPENSYAYRNRALIYLNLKDAKKACLDIETAFKLGYREKYGSDLDLIQSENCKN, encoded by the coding sequence ATGAAACAACTAGCTTCTATTTTAATACTACTTTTTCTTAGCTGTCATTTTTTAAATGCTCAGAAAATAAAACAAAAACAAGAGTTTGTAAAAAGCTCAGGTCCTATAGAAGGCAAAAACATTATGGACTTTGAAATTAATGCTACTATTGATACCACTATTATCTCTAAAGAAACGTATTCAATTATAAAAGAAATCTTCCCTTTAGTCGAAAAAGAACAAGATAAGGAAGCCTTAAATTTAGTTAACTCAATTGATGAAAAAGATTTAGAAACAAACCAGTTATTAGTAGTAAAAGCTATACTTGAAATGAAATTAGACGAATTATCAAATTCCTATAATTCTTTTTCGAAATACATTCCACTGGCAAAAAACGATTCCATTAGAAGTTCGGTTTATTATTCATTAGGAATGATTGATATTAAAAGACATTTACAAATTAGCGCTTCTCATAATTTCGAAAAATCATTAGAATTAGACAATAGAAATCTTTCTACAATTATCGCTTTAGAACAATTAAATTTTGCAAAAAAAGATTTTGACACAGCCATATTCTATTGCGAAAAAGCCCTTAAAATAAATCCCAATTTAAATAATGTTTGGAATAATTTGGGTTTTATATATCAACAAAAAGAGAATCATAAAGAAGCTCAAAAAATATTCAGCAAAATTATAAAAGATGAGCCTGAAGATCCTTTACCGTACAACAATCGAGGTTATTCGAACCTAAAGCTGGGCTTTACAAAACAAGCTATGGAAGACGTAAATAAATCGTTAAAACTTTTTCCTGAAAATTCATACGCTTACAGAAACAGAGCTTTGATTTACTTAAATTTAAAAGATGCTAAAAAAGCCTGTCTTGATATTGAAACCGCTTTTAAACTAGGATATCGTGAAAAATATGGTTCTGATTTGGATTTAATTCAATCTGAGAATTGTAAAAATTAA
- a CDS encoding pentapeptide repeat-containing protein — MMLNSKSVGDKIAAARKKNNLSQADLAQQVSISSQAVGKWERGESMPDISTLNRIAEILGVDLNYFSETFKSNVSESQFETNKKESPETPATKPETTLGLSWNMSSGNWVDADFSGLSNLKDKFSTSNMKNCKLIGSDLSNLTLKSNNILGCDFSNSDLRNSKIQTSNLDNNQFIECLLIDTEFSSSEIKNCDFSKANFSGVELRTSELKKCIIENAVWNLSAFKLSHISDVVFNGTIDECSFENCSFTKVTFKNATITNTFFKGKKLKGIQFIDCQADRITYEFLKNGKADLTGLTLLA, encoded by the coding sequence ATGATGCTAAATTCAAAATCAGTAGGCGATAAAATTGCTGCAGCCAGAAAGAAAAATAACCTTTCACAAGCAGATCTTGCACAACAAGTGTCAATTAGTTCTCAAGCAGTTGGAAAATGGGAAAGAGGCGAATCAATGCCGGACATTTCTACATTAAACCGAATTGCAGAAATTCTTGGTGTGGACTTAAACTATTTTTCAGAAACATTTAAATCTAATGTTTCAGAAAGTCAATTTGAAACGAACAAAAAGGAATCTCCAGAAACTCCGGCAACAAAACCTGAGACTACTTTAGGTTTAAGTTGGAATATGTCATCAGGAAACTGGGTTGACGCAGATTTTTCAGGACTAAGTAATCTTAAAGACAAATTCAGTACTTCAAATATGAAGAACTGTAAATTAATTGGTTCTGATTTGTCGAACTTAACACTTAAATCCAACAATATTTTAGGTTGCGATTTTTCTAATTCAGATTTAAGAAACAGTAAGATTCAGACTTCTAACTTAGACAACAATCAGTTTATTGAATGTTTACTGATAGATACTGAATTTTCATCCAGTGAAATTAAAAACTGTGATTTTTCAAAGGCGAATTTTTCAGGAGTTGAATTAAGAACATCAGAACTTAAAAAATGTATTATAGAAAATGCAGTTTGGAATCTATCAGCATTTAAATTATCACATATTTCTGATGTGGTTTTTAATGGTACAATAGACGAATGTTCTTTTGAAAACTGCTCATTCACAAAAGTCACTTTTAAGAACGCAACAATTACAAATACTTTTTTTAAAGGCAAAAAGCTAAAAGGTATTCAATTTATTGACTGTCAAGCTGACCGAATAACCTATGAATTTCTTAAAAACGGAAAAGCTGATTTAACGGGACTAACTTTATTAGCATAG
- a CDS encoding PQQ-binding-like beta-propeller repeat protein has protein sequence MKITKIIIFTFLFSLLSCKNDNKNAIGDNQKYVKLLWRNKQFEWISTSLVVKNKILYFGNLNRDFYAVNLENAKVNLKIKTDYNPLKKPLIYDQNLLLTEYSNDLIHLDKTGKLKWKINGETNLRNDLAEDESYIYGSVLGNGFSKLNKSDAKVIWFLPKNSIITETNKPAFFKNNIYLGLSEHTSNLLAINNENGKIIWKNEYKNFSKIIQVKTEKGLLVCLNKDFKNGQISMLNYKSGNEIWSKSLNCDLYYEPCIINGNIILSTYNNKVISLNIENGKTNWTLDLKKDAAETTIANFKENIYFGTINRNLYSVNFKTGKTNFMQPFNYGILNPIIEDNTIYFPTGGSEIWLLK, from the coding sequence ATGAAAATAACAAAAATTATAATCTTTACTTTTTTATTTTCTCTTTTAAGTTGTAAAAACGACAATAAAAATGCAATTGGTGACAATCAGAAATATGTAAAATTACTTTGGAGAAATAAACAGTTTGAATGGATATCAACTTCATTAGTTGTTAAAAACAAAATATTGTATTTCGGAAATTTAAATCGCGATTTTTATGCTGTAAATTTAGAAAATGCAAAAGTAAATTTAAAAATAAAGACCGATTACAATCCTTTAAAAAAACCATTGATATATGACCAAAATTTACTTTTAACAGAATACAGCAATGATTTAATCCATCTTGATAAAACCGGCAAGTTAAAATGGAAAATAAATGGTGAAACAAATTTAAGAAATGATTTAGCTGAAGATGAAAGTTATATTTATGGTTCAGTTCTGGGAAATGGATTTAGCAAACTAAACAAATCAGACGCAAAAGTAATTTGGTTTTTACCTAAAAATTCAATTATTACAGAAACAAATAAACCTGCATTTTTTAAAAATAATATTTATTTAGGTTTATCAGAACATACCTCTAACCTATTAGCCATCAATAACGAAAACGGGAAAATTATTTGGAAAAATGAATACAAAAATTTCTCAAAAATAATACAAGTTAAAACAGAAAAAGGGCTTTTAGTTTGTCTCAACAAGGATTTTAAAAACGGACAAATTTCGATGCTAAATTATAAAAGTGGAAATGAAATTTGGTCAAAATCTTTAAATTGTGATTTGTATTATGAACCTTGCATCATAAACGGAAACATCATTTTAAGTACTTATAACAACAAAGTAATTTCTTTAAATATTGAAAATGGAAAAACAAATTGGACATTAGATTTAAAAAAAGATGCAGCAGAAACTACTATTGCAAACTTTAAAGAAAATATATATTTTGGAACTATAAACCGAAATCTATATTCGGTAAATTTTAAAACTGGAAAAACAAATTTCATGCAACCCTTTAATTATGGAATATTAAACCCAATTATTGAAGATAATACAATCTATTTTCCAACAGGCGGAAGTGAGATATGGCTGCTTAAATAA
- a CDS encoding S9 family peptidase codes for MKTKNKLTIFKNILKTKKIGKYSLLMLFFISSYASAIPPNFTAKETKFVSEGVLLSGTIFTPNNIQGAVVIVHGSGQEKRMTEFATNLANNGIAVLTYDKRGVGESGGIYAGPEVGTNNVDFANLNLLSLDASAAVNTLSKSLSNKTPIGLIGGSQAGWIIPLTAEKNKKVKFMTIFSGALITVKEQLRFQFYTNGDKKFWETHSEEEARKHIFNDPDKYEFIDTNPNDILSKLSIPGFWIFGGKDIQVPVNLSIENLDILKSKGKNYEHKLFPNLGHNTAFSDSQEPMNDAINWIKNIAKLKNKK; via the coding sequence ATGAAAACTAAAAATAAATTGACAATTTTTAAAAACATTCTAAAAACAAAAAAAATAGGCAAGTATTCTCTCTTAATGCTTTTTTTTATTTCTAGTTATGCATCAGCAATTCCACCAAACTTTACTGCTAAAGAAACAAAATTTGTTAGTGAAGGAGTTTTACTTTCCGGAACTATTTTTACACCAAACAACATACAAGGAGCCGTTGTGATTGTTCATGGATCTGGGCAAGAAAAAAGAATGACAGAATTTGCTACAAACCTAGCCAATAATGGAATTGCAGTTTTAACGTATGATAAACGCGGAGTTGGAGAATCTGGTGGTATATATGCCGGACCTGAAGTAGGAACTAACAATGTTGATTTCGCAAACCTAAATCTTTTGTCTCTGGATGCTAGCGCTGCCGTAAATACTTTATCTAAATCTTTGTCAAACAAAACACCAATAGGTTTAATAGGCGGTAGTCAAGCCGGATGGATAATTCCGTTGACTGCAGAGAAAAATAAGAAAGTCAAATTTATGACTATATTTAGTGGAGCACTTATAACGGTTAAAGAACAATTAAGATTCCAATTTTATACAAATGGTGATAAAAAGTTTTGGGAGACGCACTCAGAAGAAGAGGCAAGAAAACATATATTCAATGACCCGGATAAATATGAGTTTATTGATACAAATCCCAATGATATTCTTTCTAAATTATCAATTCCAGGATTCTGGATTTTTGGAGGCAAAGACATTCAGGTTCCTGTGAATCTATCCATAGAAAACCTTGATATATTAAAGTCTAAAGGAAAAAATTATGAACATAAATTGTTTCCAAACTTGGGGCATAATACAGCATTTTCAGACTCCCAAGAACCAATGAATGATGCAATCAATTGGATAAAAAATATAGCCAAACTAAAGAATAAAAAGTAA